Genomic window (Marinobacter fonticola):
CACCTACGACCTGCAGCCGGAAATGAGTGCGCCGGAAGTGACCGACAAGCTGTGTGAAGCCATCCGTAGCGGCAAGTTCGACCTGGTGGTCTGCAACTACGCCAACGGCGACATGGTCGGCCACACTGGCAGCTACGACGCCGCCGTCAAAGCTGCCGAATGCATTGACCAATGCCTGACGAAGATCGCCGAGGCGCTGGATGATGCGGACGGCCAGGCCCTGATTACAGCCGACCACGGCAACTGCGAGCAAATGACCGACCCAAAATCCGGTCAGGTGCACACCGCACACACCACGGGCCCCGTGCCCCTGGTTTACCTGGGCAAGAGCGCAGTCAACTTCAAGGACGACGGCGCTCTGAGCGATGTAGCCCCTTCCCTGCTCACACTGATGCAGCTGGATCAGCCGGCAGAAATGGACGGCCACTCCCTGATCGAGCTGGATTAAACCTCTCCGGGTTAAGGCGATATAGCGTGATCCATGCGGCTAACCGGCAGTGCCGCCCCAAAACCCGTTGCTTGAGGCTAGCGCCCGCTTTATGCGCTAGCCTTTTGCTTGCCGTCTTTTTGGTTTTCTGCGCCACATCCACCATGGCCCAGGAAGCCGACTCCGTCTCTCCCGCTAAAATCAAAGCCCTCAAGGAAGAGATAGCCGAGATCGACGAATGGCTATCCGACGCCGAACAGGACCGTAGCGAGTTGGAACAAACCCTCTCACGCACCGAACGCCAGATCGGCCAGCTCAAGAGGGAGCGCAGGGAATTCCGGCGCAAGGCCGCCAACCAGCAACAAACCCTCGATCAACTGCGCGAACGCGAGCAGGAACTCGAGCAGGAACTCGATGCCAAGCGCGATGCCCTAAAGGCTCAGATCCGCGCCGCCTGGATGGCGGGCGATGCGCCCGCAGTCAAGGTACTGCTTAACGAGGTCGACCCTCAGAAACTGGCACGGGTCATGACCTACCACGAGTACCTCAGCCAATACACGCTCAAACAGCTGGAGGCCTTCAACCGCACGCTGAACGAGCTCAAAGCAACCCGGGGGAAGACCGCCGCGACCCAGCTTGAGCTGAAAAAAACCGAGCGTTCCCTGGCCAGTCGTCAGAAGGAACTAGAGCAACAAAGTAAGGAGCGCGAGCGAACGCTGGCACTTCTGGAATCGGATATCTCGCAGAAAAAATCCCAGCGCGAAAACCTGGCGGCCAACCGAGAGCGACTGGAAAAACTGCTTGAGGAAGTACAAGCCGCAATCGCTGAGATACCTACGCCAAAAGAATCACAACCTTTCTCAACATTGCGCGCTAAACTCCCGTGGCCAACCCGTGGTAAGGTGGTTACCGGTTTCGGAGAAAGCCTTCACAAGGGGCGTTTGCGCCACCATGGCCTGCTGATTGCCACCGATCACGACGCCGAGGTCAGGGCGGTCCATTATGGACGGGTGGTGTTTGCCAATTGGCTACGCGGTTTCGGGCTGATGACCATCGTCGACCACGGCAACGGCTACATGAGCCTCTACGGCCTGAATTCCAGCCTGCTGAAAAGTCCGGGGGACTGGGTCGACGCCGGGGAAACCATCGCCATAGCAGGCGAAAGCAACAGGGATTCCCGTTCTCAGCTATATTTCGAGATTCGGCATGACGGCAAGCCCCAGAATCCGACGAAGTGGCTTGCCCAATAAGCGAACGCCGGAAGGCCACATTCGGTAATGCCGTAATGGTGTCATAACAAAGAGGATGTTGAAGCGCAATGGTCGGCAACATCCTTTAAAAAGAGTGTCAGATCAGAGAAGGACGCTCTGTAGACAAGCACGCGAGTACAGGAAAACTGCATGAGACTGGCCAGACGTACTGCCTCCACCGCCCTTTTTTGCGCCACCTGCCTGTTGGCGTGGCCCGCCGTTAGTTTAGCGGACACCGATCCGGAAACCGGCGAGACCCTGCTAAAAGGCACCGCCGACGGCAAAGAGGTCACCGTACGCCTGCCGGACCCCGAGAAGCAGCTGCCACTCGAGGATCTGCGCAAGTTCACTGAAGTCTTTGGCCGCATCCGCGAAGCCTATGTGGAAGAGGTGGACGACCGCACGCTGCTGGAAAACGCCATCAAGGGCATGCTCTCCGGCCTTGACCCCCATTCCGCCTACCTGGAACCCCAGGCCTACGAAGAACTTGAGGAGAGCACCAGCGGCGAGTTCGGTGGCCTGGGTATCGAAGTGGGTATAGAAGATGGCTTCGTCCGCGTGATCGCGCCCATCGACGACACCCCTGCTCAGAAAGCAGGCGTGCAAGCCGGCGATATGATCATCAAGCTTGGCGACCAACCTGTTAAAGGCATGGGTCTGGAAGAAGCGGTCAGCTTGATGCGCGGCAAGCCGGGCACCACGATTACGCTAACGATTATTCGCGACCAAGGCAGCGCGCCCATCGAGATCGATGTAAAACGCGATATCATCAAGGTCACCAGCGTAAAATCACGCATGCTGGAGCCCGGCTACGGCTACCTACGCGTCACCCAGTTCCAAGCTGAAACCGGCCGGGAATTCGTCAGCGCCATCAATAAACTGGAAAACGAATACGGCGAAACCCTGAACGGCCTGATCATCGACCTGCGCAACAATCCGGGCGGTGTGCTCCAGGCTGCGGTCGAAGCTGCAGACGCGGTCCTGAACGAGGGCCTGATTGTCTACACCGAAGGCCGCATTCAGAGTTCCAAGCTTCGCTTCAGCGCCCAGCCGGGCGACGACAGCAACGGCGCCCCCATCGTGGTATTGATTAACGGTGGCTCCGCCTCTGCGTCGGAAATCCTTGCCGGCGCCCTGCAGGACCAGAAGCGTGCCGTTGTCATGGGCACCGAATCGTTTGGCAAGGGCTCGGTGCAGACCGTGGTGCCGCTGGACGACACCCACGCCATCAAATTGACCACGGCTCGCTACTACACGCCGAACGGCCGCTCTATTCAGGCCAAGGGAATACACCCCGATATCGTGGTGAAACAGGGCCGTCTCACGGAAGTGGACAACCAACCCTTCTTCACCGAGGCCGATCTCAGTGGTCACCTGGAAAATGGTGAGCAAGACGGGCGCGTCCCGGAAACGACCGACGGCGACACCGGCGGTGATAACGAGAACCCGGCGGTTACCAGCGAGCAAGGCCAGAAGTCATCCGGCGACAAACTGATCGCGCAGGACTACCAGTTGCGCACCGGCCTCAACCTGCTGAAAGGTCTACATATCCTCAAGTACAATGAGGCCAAATCGGAGTGAGTCTGGCGTGTCAAATTAGAGTAGTCCTGGGCGCGCTGGCGATAAGCCTGGTTGCGACCGGCTCGGCATCGGCAGGCACGGGCGAGCAGCAGCCGCCCACGATCGCCATTATCATCGACGACATGGGCCACGATCCGGTTCAGGGCGAGCGACTGACCGAGCTGGACCAGCCACTGACTCTGGCCTTCCTGCCTTATCGCCGTTATACCCGCACCCTCGCGGAAGCGGCTCATGCCCGGGGCAAGGAAATCATGCTCCATGCGCCCATGGCGAATACCCGCAACTACGCCCTGGGCCCGGGCGGCCTGACGCCAGAGATGAACCAACTCACAACGACGACGACCCTACGCCGTGCTCTGCAATCCATTCCCTACGTCCAGGGTGTGAACAACCACATGGGCAGCCTGTTGACCCAGCAACGCAACAACATGGACTGGATCATGTCTGAGCTGGTTCAGTATCCGTTGTACTTCGTCGATAGCCGCACCATCGCCAGCACTGTCGCCGCCGACAGTGCCGAAACTCATCGCGTGCCCAATTTGACCCGCGATGTCTTCCTGGATCACGAGCAAACCGAAGCATTCGTCGACCGCCAGTTCAAGCTATTAATCGAAACGGCCAAGCGCAACGGCACCGCTATCGGCATCGGACATCCGCACAAGGTTACCGTCGACTACCTGGAAAAAAATCTGCCCCTGCTTGATGCCCAAGGCATTGCAGTAGCCACCGTCAGCGGCCTATGGGCCATGCGCCACGATAATGCGCCGATGTTTGTGGAGATCAAACGGCCAGTCGTGGCGCCGTTGGCTAAGCGGAAGACAGACGGGGAGTAGAAGGAAAGATTTCGGGAGTCACGAAGCCTGAACTTGGCGGAGAGCTTGGATTGATACGGTTCACGTTGTTCACTGGCATCCTACGCGGGTGAGCGGGCACTCAAGCCAGACGTGGGATGCCGGTGAGGCTTGCCGACCGCTTCAACGCCCTAAAGTCGAACCTCAATCCCCTGCCCATGCATAAACTGCTTCGCCTCGGGAATCGTGTGCTGGCCGAAGTGGAAAATCGAAGCCGCCAGCACGGCATCGGCCCCGCCTTGCGTAACCCCATCGGCGAGATGCTGCAGCTCGCCCACACCGCCTGAAGCAATCACCGGCACGATCACCGAATCACTTACAGCGCGAGTCAGGCCCAAATCAAAACCAACCTTGGTGCCGTCCCGATCCATGCTGGTCAGCAAAAGCTCGCCAGCACCCAGTTCGACCATTTTTTTCGCCCACTCGACGGCATCCAGCCCAGTCGGCTTGCGCCCGCCGTGGGTGAAAATTTCCCAGCGCGGCACTGCGTCCTCTTCGCTGACCCGTTTGGCGTCGATGGCCACCACGATGCATTGACTACCGAAACGCTCGGCTGCCTCGCGCACAAATTCGGGGCTGAACACGGCCGCAGTGTTGATACTCACCTTGTCCGCACCGGCATTGAGCAGCTTGCGGATATCGTCAACGGTACGCACGCCGCCGCCCACGGTCAGCGGGATAAAGACCTGACTGGCCATCCGCTCGACGGTTTCATACGTGGTATCACGGCTCTCGTGGCTGGCCGTAATATCCAGAAAGGTAATCTCGTCGGCGCCCTGCTCGTTGTATTTGCGGGCGACTTCCACCGGGTCGCCGGCGTCGCGAATATCGACGAAGTTGACGCCTTTCACCACACGCCCCTTGTCCACATCAAGGCAGGGAATAATACGCTTGGCCAGTGCCATGATTATCGCTCCTGCTGCTGGTCACACCACGCCTGGGCTTCGGCCACATCCAGCGCGCCTTCGTAGATGGCGCGGCCGGTGATGGCCCCGAGGATGCCGCGCTGGGCTTCGGCGGACAGGCGTTTGATATCGTCCATATTGGTGACGCCGCCGGAGGCGATAACGGGAATACCGCAACTTTCGGCCAGGGTGGCAGTCTGCTCGACGTTGACGCCCTGCATCATGCCATCACGGCTGATATCGGTGTAGACGATGCTGTCCACGCCATCGTTGGCGAACTGCTTGGCCAGATCGGTGGCCATGACCTCGGAGACTTCCGCCCAGCCATCAGTGGCTACGCGGCCGTCCTTCGCATCCAACCCGACAATGATATGGCCGGGAAACCGGCGGCACATTTCGGTCACGAAAGCCGGTTCTTTCACCGCCTTGGTGCCGATGATGACCCACTGCACACCTGCTTTCAGGTAAGCCTCGATGGTTTCCGCAGAGCGGATGCCGCCGCCAATCTGAATCGGCAGATCCGGAAAGCGCTTGGCGATGGCATTGACGATCTCGCCGTTCACGGGCTCGCCGGCAAAAGCGCCATTCAGGTCGACCAGATGCAGACGGCGGGCGCCAGCGTCGACCCAGCGGGCCGCTACGTCTACCGGGTTGTCGGAGAAGACGGTGGAATCATCCATCCGGCCCTGGCGTAGGCGAACGCATTTACCGTCTTTGAGGTCGATGGCGGGGATAATCAGCATGGGCGTTTCAATCCAGTCGGGTGGTTAGGCCAAAGGCTACTGGCCTGACCATTGTACGAAGTTTTTCAGCAGTTGCAGGCCGGCGCGATGACTCTTCTCCGGGTGGAACTGCGTTGCGAAAACATTGTTGCGGGCGACGGCGGCAGCCAGATCCACACCGTAATGAGCGCGCCCGGCAATATCGGGATTGCCCTCGGCTTCGGCGTAGTAGCTATGAACGAAGTAGAAGCGGTCGCCGTCGGGAATGTTGTGCCAGAGCGGATGATCCTGGGTTTGCCAGACCTCGTTCCAACCCATATGCGGCACCTTCAGGCGTTCGCCCTGCTCGTCCTTGAGGTCGTTGCCGAAGAAACGCACTTCCGACGGAAACAGAGCGATGCCTTCCACACCCTTATTCTCTTCACTGCGGGCCATCAGCGCCTGCATGCCGACACAGATACCCAGCAGAGGACGGCCGTCAGCCACCAGGTCGCGCACCAGGGTATCCACGCCCTGCTTACGGATCTCCGCCATGCAGTCGCGGATGGCGCCAACCCCCGGCAGGAT
Coding sequences:
- a CDS encoding murein hydrolase activator EnvC family protein encodes the protein MLAVFLVFCATSTMAQEADSVSPAKIKALKEEIAEIDEWLSDAEQDRSELEQTLSRTERQIGQLKRERREFRRKAANQQQTLDQLREREQELEQELDAKRDALKAQIRAAWMAGDAPAVKVLLNEVDPQKLARVMTYHEYLSQYTLKQLEAFNRTLNELKATRGKTAATQLELKKTERSLASRQKELEQQSKERERTLALLESDISQKKSQRENLAANRERLEKLLEEVQAAIAEIPTPKESQPFSTLRAKLPWPTRGKVVTGFGESLHKGRLRHHGLLIATDHDAEVRAVHYGRVVFANWLRGFGLMTIVDHGNGYMSLYGLNSSLLKSPGDWVDAGETIAIAGESNRDSRSQLYFEIRHDGKPQNPTKWLAQ
- a CDS encoding S41 family peptidase, yielding MRLARRTASTALFCATCLLAWPAVSLADTDPETGETLLKGTADGKEVTVRLPDPEKQLPLEDLRKFTEVFGRIREAYVEEVDDRTLLENAIKGMLSGLDPHSAYLEPQAYEELEESTSGEFGGLGIEVGIEDGFVRVIAPIDDTPAQKAGVQAGDMIIKLGDQPVKGMGLEEAVSLMRGKPGTTITLTIIRDQGSAPIEIDVKRDIIKVTSVKSRMLEPGYGYLRVTQFQAETGREFVSAINKLENEYGETLNGLIIDLRNNPGGVLQAAVEAADAVLNEGLIVYTEGRIQSSKLRFSAQPGDDSNGAPIVVLINGGSASASEILAGALQDQKRAVVMGTESFGKGSVQTVVPLDDTHAIKLTTARYYTPNGRSIQAKGIHPDIVVKQGRLTEVDNQPFFTEADLSGHLENGEQDGRVPETTDGDTGGDNENPAVTSEQGQKSSGDKLIAQDYQLRTGLNLLKGLHILKYNEAKSE
- a CDS encoding divergent polysaccharide deacetylase family protein; translation: MSLACQIRVVLGALAISLVATGSASAGTGEQQPPTIAIIIDDMGHDPVQGERLTELDQPLTLAFLPYRRYTRTLAEAAHARGKEIMLHAPMANTRNYALGPGGLTPEMNQLTTTTTLRRALQSIPYVQGVNNHMGSLLTQQRNNMDWIMSELVQYPLYFVDSRTIASTVAADSAETHRVPNLTRDVFLDHEQTEAFVDRQFKLLIETAKRNGTAIGIGHPHKVTVDYLEKNLPLLDAQGIAVATVSGLWAMRHDNAPMFVEIKRPVVAPLAKRKTDGE
- the hisF gene encoding imidazole glycerol phosphate synthase subunit HisF — encoded protein: MALAKRIIPCLDVDKGRVVKGVNFVDIRDAGDPVEVARKYNEQGADEITFLDITASHESRDTTYETVERMASQVFIPLTVGGGVRTVDDIRKLLNAGADKVSINTAAVFSPEFVREAAERFGSQCIVVAIDAKRVSEEDAVPRWEIFTHGGRKPTGLDAVEWAKKMVELGAGELLLTSMDRDGTKVGFDLGLTRAVSDSVIVPVIASGGVGELQHLADGVTQGGADAVLAASIFHFGQHTIPEAKQFMHGQGIEVRL
- the hisA gene encoding 1-(5-phosphoribosyl)-5-[(5-phosphoribosylamino)methylideneamino]imidazole-4-carboxamide isomerase, which gives rise to MLIIPAIDLKDGKCVRLRQGRMDDSTVFSDNPVDVAARWVDAGARRLHLVDLNGAFAGEPVNGEIVNAIAKRFPDLPIQIGGGIRSAETIEAYLKAGVQWVIIGTKAVKEPAFVTEMCRRFPGHIIVGLDAKDGRVATDGWAEVSEVMATDLAKQFANDGVDSIVYTDISRDGMMQGVNVEQTATLAESCGIPVIASGGVTNMDDIKRLSAEAQRGILGAITGRAIYEGALDVAEAQAWCDQQQER
- the hisH gene encoding imidazole glycerol phosphate synthase subunit HisH; translation: MKSVAIIDYGMGNLHSASKAVEHVAPDMHVHVTDKESIIREADRVILPGVGAIRDCMAEIRKQGVDTLVRDLVADGRPLLGICVGMQALMARSEENKGVEGIALFPSEVRFFGNDLKDEQGERLKVPHMGWNEVWQTQDHPLWHNIPDGDRFYFVHSYYAEAEGNPDIAGRAHYGVDLAAAVARNNVFATQFHPEKSHRAGLQLLKNFVQWSGQ